AGCAAGGAGGCAAAGACGTAATGGCCATGTCTTACTATGCCAAAGAAGCCAATCCCCTTTGGGGTCAGTATTCTACCCGTGTGGTAGCGCATACCATCAAATCTTACTCTGCCCATACTTTCGATTACCCGTATCCAACTGCGATTTCTGTAGAGGCTGCAAATGGTATGGAGTACCCAATGATCTGTTTCAACTATGGTCGTCCAGATGCTGATGGGACTTATTCGGAAGCGATAAAAAATGGAATGATCGGCGTGATCATACATGAAGTTGGACACAACTTTTTCCCAATGATCGTCAACTCTGACGAGCGTCAGTGGACTTGGATGGATGAAGGACTGAATACCTTTATGCAGTTTATGGCCGAGCAGGAATGGGATAGAAACTTCCCTTCGCGCCGTGGACCCGCGCACAAGATCGTTCCCTACATGAGAAGTCCTGTAAATACCCTGGAGCCGATTATGACCAATTCGGAAAATATTATCCAATTTGGGCCAAATGCTTATGCCAAGCCAGCCACTGCGCTGAACATCCTTCGAGAAACTGTAATGGGCAGAGAGCTGTTTGATTATGCTTTCAAGGAATATGCGAATCGATGGAAATTCAAGCACCCGACTCCAGATGACTTGTTCAGGACTTTGGAAGATGCTTCGGCAGTTGATCTGGACTGGTTTTGGAGAGGATGGTTCTATGGCACTGAGCCGGTAGATATTGCGATTGAAAATGTATCCTTGTACAAAATGGACAACCGTACACCGGCTGAGAAGAGTGCAGATCTACAAGCTGAGGCGGAACGTGAAGAAGCCTTTGTGACCAAAGAATATAACAAAGCAGCAGTGCCAGAAACGGTGATAGAAACAGATCCTGCTACACGAGATTTCTACACTAGCTATAATCCGTTCACTGTGACTCCTGAGGATGAAGAAAACTACCGCAAATTCATGGCTAGCCTTAGTCCTGAGGAAAAGGAACTGATGGAGAAGGATTTGAATTTCTATGAGATCAATTTCAGGAATGTAGGTGGTTTAGTCATGCCTATTATACTTGAATTCCAATATGCTGATGGTACTTCGGAGATAGAACGAATTCCTGCAGAAATCTGGAGATTAAATGAGACAGCCGTGACCAAAGTATTTGTAAAGGAAAAAGAAGTCACTCAGATCATTTTGGACCCTAAAAGAGAAACTGCCGATATCGATGAGTCGAATAACTACTGGCCAAGACAATACCTGCCAAGTCGATTTGAATTGTTCAAAGGATCAGGCGCTGCTAGAGGGACATCTACGGGTAGTAATCCTATGAAAGAGGCACAGAAGAAGTAAACTGAGACAGTATAACTGAGAGAAAAAGCCGGCGAAAGTCGGCTTTTTCCATTTCATGAAATATTCATGGTGATTATTGACCACTTTAATTACCTTGAAAATCAATTGAAACAACCCAAACCCTTACCTATGAAAAAGATCAATCTGATTGCAAGCTTGCTAATTCTTGCAGTTACTTTTATTAGCTCAACTTCTTTTGCGCAAAAAAGAGATTTCTATGAGCTTAGAACTTACCATATTGAGAGTGGCGAGCAAGAGGCTATGCTAGACCATTATTTTGAAAATGCTTTGATCCCTGCTGCACACAGGCAAGGTGTGTCTAAAGTAGGTGTGTTTAAACCAATCGCAGGCCAGCCCAATGAAGGAAAGGAAGTTTATTTGTTTCTCCCTTTCAAAAACATGAATGATTTCGTGGCTTTGGAAGGAAAACTGGCGAAAGACCAAGCCTATCAGACTGCCGGATCTGCCTACATCAATGCTTCCCATACCAATCCACCTTACAAAAGAATTGAAAGCTCTCTACTTCAGGCAATGAGTGGACAGCCGAAGTTTGCGGAGTCTAACTTGACCAATGCAAAGAAAGATAGAGTCTATGAATTGCGTAGCTATGAAGCTGCTACGGAGCGTCTGTATCAGGCAAAAGTGAAGATGTTCAATTCCGGTGAAATGGATATTTTCGAGAAGCTGAATTGCAGTCCGATTTTCTATGGGGAGACCATAGCTGGGGCGAATATGCCAAACCTTTGGTACATGACCACTCATGAAAATATGGATATCAGAAATGAGCACTGGGATCAGTTCCGCGTAGATCCAGATTGGGAAGCCATGAAGGACCTGCCAGAATACGCCAATACGGTTTCTCATGCAGATGTTTTGCTGCTTTACCCAGCGGAGTACTCTGATTTGTAATTGAAAGTGAAAAGCCGGCGAGAGTCGGTTTCTTTACCGCAGGGCGCACAGCATTTTATCATTTGTCTATAATTGCTGAGTTGGCCCACAACTCCAGTGGAGGTGATTTTCGCAGACCTTCCAGGATTTCAATCCCTGGAAGGTCTTCTTTTTACCCATTCACTTTTCTCACAATTCCCTCAAAAATCCTCACTCCGGTCTCTATCAGTTCATCCGGGAAATCATAGCTAGGCTCGTGTAGCTGCGGGCAGCTTTCCCCTGATCCCAGTCCAAATAGATAAGAAGGGCAAGATTGACTAAACAACCCAAAGTCCTCTGACCAGCGAAAAGGTTCTTCTTTTTCAATTTGATCCAGCCCCAGTTCTTTAAATGCACCCTTGGCTATTTCAGCCGCATGAGGGTCATTCTTTGAGACTGCGAAGGATTCTACAAAACTGAAATTGCATTCGAGTTTTTCACTTTTGGAGATGCTTTCGGCCTCTTTCGTGATCAGTGTCTTCAAACGGTCCAGATCATCCTGATCAAAAGCCCGAATAGTCAAGCTCAAACTCCCCTTTCCGGCACTGGTGCCAAAGGCCAAGCTCCCAAGTTCCGCATGGATCACTGTGACTAGGGTAAAGGACCTGACCTTTTCGGTAAGCTTTGGCAGAACTTGGATCATTTGGGCAATGGCAGCTGCGGGGTTGATTCCCGCATCAGGATGAGCAGCGTGGGATGTTTTACCTGTGAGGGAAATAGTCAAGCCTACACTTCCTGCTGCGAAAGTGTCCTGTCTCACGACCACTTGATGGAGTGGGAAGCCAGGGAGATTATGCAGGGCAAAGGCGTAATCAGGTTGGATCCGATCATAGTTGGGATCTTCTAATATTCTTTTTGCTCCCTCACCAGTTTCTTCGGCAGGCTGAAAAAGCAACACCACCTCCCCATTCTCGGGTCTTTGGGCAGCTAGCTTTTCTGCTAATCCACAGATGATGACCATGTGTCCATCATGTCCGCAGAGATGGGCTTTGCCGGATAGCTTACTTTTGTAACTAGGCTTGCCGGTTTCGTGGATAGGTAAGGCATCTAACTCAGCTCGGAAGAGAAGTCGAGGTCCTGGTTTTTTACCTTCGAAAATAAAAGCCAGACCTGTTCCGCCTAGGTTTTGAATGATATGATCAGGTTTTAGCTTATCTATAAATCCTAAAATCCTTTCAGCAGTGTGGGTTTCTTGTCCGGCGATCTCGGGATTTTCATGTAGATCGTGACGTAGTTTTATCAGTTCGGTAAGCGGCATAGCTTAGTATAAATAATCAATTTCTAAAGCGCTAAAGGTCAGTTGGAATCATTTTTGTCGAAAAAAATGAGGCATACATCAGGAACTTTTCAGGATGGATGCCTATTTTAGATCAACACTTCTTCAACCCTTAATCTAACTTTTATGAGCGAAGCACAAATTGAACAGTACAACGAGCAAATCCAAGCACTTGAGGCACAAATCACCGGTGATATGTTTGCTGACATGGAAATCAGAGACAAAATCCACAATTTGAAGATGGAACGCGACGGTGTAAAACCTACCGATTCCAGCATTGATTGCGTAGGCTGCGGAAGTTAATCCATACGTCTTGGCTAGGTATTTTATCATTTACAAACCCTTTGGGGTTCTAAGTCAATTTTCAGGAGAGGGGCATACATTGGCCTCTCTTTTTGATTTTCCGAAGGAGGTATATCCGGTGGGAAGACTGGATAAGGACTCCGAAGGCCTACTGCTGATCACTGATGACAAGTGGTTAAACCACCAGCTGCTCAATCCGAAATTTGGCCATCAGCGCACCTATTATGCCCAGGTAGAAGGAGCTCCCCAGGCCCAAGACCTCAGGCCACTCACACAGGGAGTTCTGATCAACGTAGATAAAAGAGACTATAAAACTAAGCCAGCCATTGCCAAGCTGTTGGCCCGGGAGCCGGACCTTCCAGATCGAGATCCTCCTATCCGGTATAGGGCCAGCGTTCCGGATACCTGGATTGCTCTGACTTTGATAGAAGGGAAAAACCGACAGGTACGGAAAATGACGGCTGCCATAGGATTTCCGACTTTGAGGTTGGTGCGCTGGTCAATGGAAAAGCTAAGTATAGGGGGATTTGAAGTGGGCGAAGTGAGAGAAATGGATGAAACCGAAATTTATCATAAGTTG
This genomic window from Algoriphagus sp. TR-M9 contains:
- a CDS encoding M1 family metallopeptidase; its protein translation is MRKLFALTLLAILGIFPAFAQHSEQNHAERFEQLGTMLRTPNVYRTASGAPGHMYWQQQANYVINVELDDENQSIKGSEKVTYINNSPDQLTYLWVQLEENQRGAGSDAPKVAQSSIGNRMTLRNLQGIIWANDDYGYKVLEVTDAKGNPLPVTVNNTMMRIDLPTPLKAGDSFTFGVEWSFNITNRVGYISGRPGYEYFEEDGNYLYTMAEWFPRMAVYSDFEGWQNKQFLGRGEFALVFGDYEVNITVPADHMVGATGELQNPNQVLSSTELDRWNKAKQTYDNPVVIRTQDEATEFEKGKSTEKKTWKFKAENVRDFAWTSSRKFIWDAMAVKQGGKDVMAMSYYAKEANPLWGQYSTRVVAHTIKSYSAHTFDYPYPTAISVEAANGMEYPMICFNYGRPDADGTYSEAIKNGMIGVIIHEVGHNFFPMIVNSDERQWTWMDEGLNTFMQFMAEQEWDRNFPSRRGPAHKIVPYMRSPVNTLEPIMTNSENIIQFGPNAYAKPATALNILRETVMGRELFDYAFKEYANRWKFKHPTPDDLFRTLEDASAVDLDWFWRGWFYGTEPVDIAIENVSLYKMDNRTPAEKSADLQAEAEREEAFVTKEYNKAAVPETVIETDPATRDFYTSYNPFTVTPEDEENYRKFMASLSPEEKELMEKDLNFYEINFRNVGGLVMPIILEFQYADGTSEIERIPAEIWRLNETAVTKVFVKEKEVTQIILDPKRETADIDESNNYWPRQYLPSRFELFKGSGAARGTSTGSNPMKEAQKK
- a CDS encoding NIPSNAP family protein, coding for MKKINLIASLLILAVTFISSTSFAQKRDFYELRTYHIESGEQEAMLDHYFENALIPAAHRQGVSKVGVFKPIAGQPNEGKEVYLFLPFKNMNDFVALEGKLAKDQAYQTAGSAYINASHTNPPYKRIESSLLQAMSGQPKFAESNLTNAKKDRVYELRSYEAATERLYQAKVKMFNSGEMDIFEKLNCSPIFYGETIAGANMPNLWYMTTHENMDIRNEHWDQFRVDPDWEAMKDLPEYANTVSHADVLLLYPAEYSDL
- a CDS encoding amidohydrolase, with translation MPLTELIKLRHDLHENPEIAGQETHTAERILGFIDKLKPDHIIQNLGGTGLAFIFEGKKPGPRLLFRAELDALPIHETGKPSYKSKLSGKAHLCGHDGHMVIICGLAEKLAAQRPENGEVVLLFQPAEETGEGAKRILEDPNYDRIQPDYAFALHNLPGFPLHQVVVRQDTFAAGSVGLTISLTGKTSHAAHPDAGINPAAAIAQMIQVLPKLTEKVRSFTLVTVIHAELGSLAFGTSAGKGSLSLTIRAFDQDDLDRLKTLITKEAESISKSEKLECNFSFVESFAVSKNDPHAAEIAKGAFKELGLDQIEKEEPFRWSEDFGLFSQSCPSYLFGLGSGESCPQLHEPSYDFPDELIETGVRIFEGIVRKVNG
- a CDS encoding pseudouridine synthase, with protein sequence MARYFIIYKPFGVLSQFSGEGHTLASLFDFPKEVYPVGRLDKDSEGLLLITDDKWLNHQLLNPKFGHQRTYYAQVEGAPQAQDLRPLTQGVLINVDKRDYKTKPAIAKLLAREPDLPDRDPPIRYRASVPDTWIALTLIEGKNRQVRKMTAAIGFPTLRLVRWSMEKLSIGGFEVGEVREMDETEIYHKLGLTGFKKRDRNKSRR